ACGCGCGGTAACCGATTGTTCCGAGCCGAGCGAAGGCTTCGATTCGCAGACTCGGCCTTCCGGCGCGTCGGCGATCGAGGTGTGGACGCGATCGGTGTTGTAGTACTCGACATATTCCCGCAGCAATCGTCGCAGGTGGTCTTCACCGAGGATGACCACATGATCAAGGAGCTCGCGGCGCACGGTGCCGACAAACCGCTCCGCAGTCCCGTTCTGCCAGGGACTCTCGAGTGTCGTGCGCCGGGGATGGAGACCGAGGCTCTCGATCGCCTGCGTGATCGCGGAACAGAAGATCGCGTCGTTGTCGTAGATCAGAAACCGATGGAGCGG
The nucleotide sequence above comes from Candidatus Eisenbacteria bacterium. Encoded proteins:
- a CDS encoding integrase core domain-containing protein is translated as PLHRFLIYDNDAIFCSAITQAIESLGLHPRRTTLESPWQNGTAERFVGTVRRELLDHVVILGEDHLRRLLREYVEYYNTDRVHTSIADAPEGRVCESKPSLGSEQSVTARGRSSWPICMA